The sequence CCAATGCTCCAGGCAGGACCTGTTTTCATTGAACAAAGGGCTCGACAACTTCACGTGCATGACCTCAGTGAAGGCACCAAACTCATGCAATGGCATCAGTGGTGTCTGCTACCCTAGCAAGCAAAGATGAGGGGACAGGAGTGCATTGGGAAGAGGTTGATGGATGCATGTACCTGGCTGCTCTCTCTGACCCAGTTGCTCTTTCCCCATTGCTTCTTTCATGCCTGGATGTGCCTGCTTTCTGAACGGGATTAGGTGGGGGATTAAGTTCCATGCATAAGCGTCTGTTAGCCAAGACCAGAGCACAAGGAGAcatccctctctccctgccccactcTGCTCACAGTTACCTGGGTGGTGGGCAGCCAAACCAGGTGGCACAACACCCCTTCGGCTGGGTTCACAAGGCAAAGTTCACAGAGGGTAACAAACAACTGAGCCATTCCCTGCCCTTTGGGCAGGCTCCATTTCAAGGCACCAGGTCCTACCTGTGCTTTCAGGATGAAGCATGAAACTAAGAGGTGATTACAGTTCCCATCCCATTGAACAGTCCCATGCTTTCGATACAAAGACATCACAACAGAGGAGAAGAGCAGAAGGTGGGGTTGAGCATTCAAGTTTTCTTCCACAGAAGGGCATGGACAATGATGTCTGGGGTCACAAAAGCAGGCAAAAACCCTTATAGAACAGTGGGGTCCTGTGAGAAGTGCTGTAGGACACTAGAGCACTTCACCAACTGAAAAGCTGTCTTCTGGAGATGCCTGGTCTGATTGTGCATCTCCAGCACCAAACTCATGGGAAACCACACAAGTTTTATCCTGTCTTTCCAGGTTGTCTCATCGCTCCACGACTCAGATTGTGCTTTAGCACCTTCTATTCCTTCTTCATGTAACCGTTCGAGTAGGAAGCTGAGCTAGAGATCTCCAGAGAACAAATTGCATCCACGTCAACCACAAGCTGCAGCAGATCCCCCACAGCTCCTGAATCCCACACTTGCATCTCCCAAGGTGTAACATACACACAGTGCACTACCTGTCTTCACAGCAATTAAGCAGGTGAAACTAAACCCTGCAGCAGGCTGAGCTCAGCCACAACAGGACACAAACACACTTTTTCTCTAGCCTAGAACCCCAGATTCTCAAGGGAGGGCTACAAAGTGCTTCTAAGATGAGCCCAGAAACCCATTCATAGCTCTATCTGACACCAATGTCATGGATAACTCGGTGACTGGTGGTGGTATATCATGCCTCCTCTCCCCTCACCAGCCTCTGCATGGTCCACAGGCTAAAAGCACTCACCCCATCCCATCAGCATAACTTCCCCTGATAACTGCACACCTTCAGCCTACAAGCATgcgcttaaagaaaaaaaactaaggtCCTACCTATGGTTACCAATCTCTGCCCGCTCTAGATGTCACTTTATTCCAGGCTTTTAAAATCCTGGCATAtcagaaagcatttatttttcccaaCTACTGGCTTATTCAAAGCTATCTCCTCTAGCACCTCCAGACCTTACTGCATCCAAGTCCTTGGACTGTCACATCTACAGTGCCAGCATACAGCTAGTACAGCACAATACAGATGATGAGTTTAGCCTAAGAGCCCTGTCCTTCCCATCCCCCCATAAGTTGCACTCATTTCATGAAGCATTGTGTCAGACTGTTTTGAGTAGCATTTGCCAGTCAGAGCAGGGATAAGGAATGACTGAGTGCTTCTGGCTAAGGGGTAGGTGGGGAATCCTAAAGGTAGAGGGTGTGAGTGATATCCCCTATAGCACAGGGCAGAAGCCCAGTAAAGTTCAAGATGCTCATCTAAAAACATGCTTAATTACTCTCCAGAACAAGGAGCCACACACTACTATAGGATGCTGTGGGCATCAAGTACACCAAGTTGAAGGGATAGCCAGCCACAGACTCTTTTCCTGTGGAGAAGAAACTGCACCAGAGAAGGGAGGGCTCTGGGCCCAGGGGATTTTAGGACACAGCTAACAAAGCCACAGCACCCAGATCTGGTGCTGGGACAGACtttattgcatttaaataaaGGTCCACATAAGCACACCTCAATAACTCTAAAGAGGTACAGCCACGGCTAAAGAAAGCACCAGTCCACAATGGCTATCTCCTCACTGTGTCCCAAAGTCAGGCCAAAAGAGTACAGTATGTTCCTATCCACACCGGTGCTGGTAGCTCAGGTATTCAGATGAAGGCTGAgcagagaggtgctgctcagCCCAAACTCAAGACAGAGCTATTTCTATCTATTGCAGACATCACTATGCTGGCAGCACTCCTTTACTTTGTAAAAATGCTCAAAAGCAATGGagggtgagaaagaaaaaaataaaagcaagattcTTTAAGCCTGCATCCCTACAAGCCAACTCAGTGAAGAGCCTCTGCAGAACCTGGATTCTCCCAGGTGCCAGCTCTGTGCTTCTGCAGTTCCCTACCAAAAAGCTTTCCCTCCTTGGCAATCCAACCCTCCTTgtagacccccccagccccagcacaggatGCACCAGCCTGGGCAGCCACACCTCCACAGCTCAGTGAGTCTCTGCTGCAGCCAGGGTGGTGCAAGGCTGAGCAGCACAGCCTCCCTCCTCACCTCACACGGCCTCTGCCAGGCCCCAGGGAAGCACCTTACTAGGGAGCATTAAGCCAGTAATTATGTGACACATGAGGGTGAGCAAGCACCAGAGACATCTACATCTCCCAAGTGCTTAAGGCTGGGAAATAGTCTCAGACACCCCACAGGTGCTCACACAAAACCACACTGAAGTCTTCAGAAGTCACTCATGTTTTTCATTAACTAGAAGGAACAAGAGAAGTAAGCCCAAAGAGGTGGTTAACAGCTTTCCTGCGGCAGGAGGGAAGAGACCCCACACTTCCCAGGTATGCACAGGTTTATTGTGCAAGGCAACAAACCAACCTCACTTCCAGCCCTCCCAGTCAAAAGCAGCCAGCTATTGGAGTAAAAACACCACTACAGCAAGGACAAATCAGTTTGTCATTTATTCGTTGCAGCATTTGAAGTACACGGGTACTTGGTGAAGCTCCCCCAGACAGACAACAGGAAGAATACTTGGTACAGtagatttatatataaaaagagtTAAATAGATAAAATAACATGGTAACTTTTCACTCTTACTACAAACAGAGCAGACTAGCCCTGAGCCCACATTAACATCAACAGCTTCAGTCTTTCCAGCCAGTCGTGGTTAGAATCTTTATGGCCCCAGATCCAGTGGACAGCAAGGCATCTGTCCTCCCAGTTGAGGCAAGGGGTGCAATTCTCAGGCCAGCTCTTCAGGAGCTTGGCTTCAGATGCTGTGCAGAGCCTGACTTCCAGTCTTGGAAGTGTTCAATCTTGTTGAACATGTCTGAAAAGCCAGCCTCACCTTTGGTGTACAAGTGTCAGAGCAGCTCTTCTGAAGATGAGCCTTCAAGTACTTCAGGATCAGCCACAGGTAGTGTTCAAGCCATCTAGAAAGACAGGTAGAGCCAAGGCGCAGGGCAGCACCCCAGACTGTTGCCTTTCCTGCACTAAGCCAGATTTAAACCACGTTTTGATGCTGTTCCTGAACTATGCACAGTTCAGTCATGCTTTTGCAAGATGCTTCTTTGCAACTGTGTTAAGACAGTCTCCACCTACTCTAGGTCTCCAGTtttatgccagaaaaaaaaatcccataccAAAAAGACTGagtatttctcttcagttttcacaCTTCCATTTTCAGAAATCTTCTGTTGAGAAGGAAGATGGGGTCTGAAGCCATGTGCCTGCAGAATGGCACATAGTCACAGGTAGCACCAGAATGAAGAAAGCCCATGTTACCAATACTAGATTGTTATCCCACCGAGACTGGCTTTACTTAATCTAGGAGATCACTGTATCTCTCTAGAGTCTGCTTCTCCAGTTCCAACAGCTTTTGGTAAAATTCCTCAGCAGTTTCTTCATCCACATCCATCTGGAACATAACAGAAACAGCACTGTGAGACAACCACCTTGGTGGCAGCCAGGACAGATGCTGAGGACAGCTCTGGAGATAGCCAAAGTGCATCTCCAGAGCGTCTACATTGACAGAGAGGCAACTACAGGTATCTATCACAAAGGCACAAGCCAGAACATATTTTGGGGAAGCATCATTACACACTCATCCCATTCCAACCATCATCTCCACTGTCTTCCAGACTCCAGCCAGAGCCAGGAGTTACTCAAGGAAAACTCACAGACAATCCTACATTCCTCCTTGCTGCTCAGCACTCAACACACATCTTATGTCCACTCCAGCCACAGGACACCCTTGGCACGAAGCCTTCCATGCAAAGCAGATGGCAGGCCCCCATGCCAAGTTTCCTGCAGCAGAAGGCTGCTGCTCCATTTACCCTTCTGGGCTCCACATAGTTCTTCCCCAGGCCAGAAGTGCAGCTGTGGTACTTGACAAGTGCATCCAAGTATTCTGGCTTCTGTTTGAACAGCCACACCTaggaagaacagcacaaaccTGTAGGAGTCTAGTGCACACTGTCCCAGCCAAGCCTGCAGTCAAGGACCCAGCTGCCAGTGCACACAGGAGAAGACACCACGGGTGCTTTCACCAAGCAGGGGAAGACCTGATATCTAGAGAAGTTCTGAGCTGGTTTCCCTCACCTGTGACCTACCTGAGCCAATATTAAACCATGATTATGTACCTGTGTTAAACCACTAAAGAGTTCAACATGGCTAAACTTGCTCACTACTGTTCTTGAGGCACACTGTGCACTGCAATACCCACCTCCATCCCCTGTGCCTACATGCCTGTGGCTGCCAACAGGAAGAGCAGAATTCTCCCTGACCAAGATGGAAAAACACTATTTCTTCCAAAGTAATTCATTTTACAGGTGCCTGATGAAGGTCATAAAGCATCGCCTGGCAGATCAGCGCTGGTCACAACTGTTCCCCCAGCACTCCCTGCTGTATGCTATTCAGGGGTGAAATACAGCACCCACCCACCAGCCTTATTGAGAGGCTCTGCGTTCAAGCTAGCAGACCCTGGTTGAGCTACCCAAAACGTACAAATATTAAAACAGAGTTGTGAACTACTTACATGAGCTTCTGCTCCATTATATGGTGTCAGAGTATAAGTCTTGGCAAAAAAACGGATCTGAATGGAAAAAGAACATGACAGAATCTGTATTGTGGCCCAAAATTTCTTCAGCAAGCCCTCCACAGCCCAGCCACACCAGACAATCTACCAGAGGTAGAAATGCTTCTCAGAGTTGACTGCAGGTAACACTACATGCTTATGACTAAAGCATCCCTTTATCACCACAAACTATTTTCTGGAGCAACCCACCAGATCAGCAAGCCTCACTCCATGCTCACCCCCAAAGCAAGAGGCAATGGGCCACACATACGCCTTGCAGGCACCTCTTCTTGAATGCTCTCAAGAGCACATACAACAGAAGGCAGAGAGGATCTGCAATACTGCCAGTGTTGAGGACAACTGAGAAGGCATTGCCTCTCCACTGCCAGAAATGTCACCCATCAGGATCAGTTGCTGCCATCTGGGGCAGCTTAAGCAGAAAGGCCAATCTTCCAGTAAGAGCATCAGAGCAGGCAGCCTTCTGGGTCAGAACTGTAGTGAACCTGAAAAGCTAAAGCCCAGaggaagaaaggcaaggaaagtTTTGGGGAAGCAGGGGAAGAGGAAACAGAGCAGGAGGCTTTGCTTTCCAGAAGGATGGAAAGAAGAGACCAGGAGACACTGCCTTCTAGAGGAATGGAAAgaagaacactgaaaaatatgGTCTGTTACAGAAACAAACAGCATTTCAAAGCACAGGGTCCAAATTTTTGTCCTGAACTTTGCTGCCTCCAAAATGGTAGGGTTCACAAGCCCACAGCAGGTTGGCAAACCTAAGGGGAGCCTTGATAAACACTGCTATGGCTGAAGGGCTGAACTCTTGCTCTATACAGAGTGCTGTCCAGCACTGAACCTCCAAACTCAGCTTGAAAATCAGGGCCCTAAGGTGCCAAAGGGAAGGTTTGCAGAGGGGCCTGCTTACCCAGTCCAACAGAAGGAAGAGCCGTATAGCAGCATGGGTAGCAAGGAGCCAGAAGCACACTGCACATCACTTGCAGTGAAGTGTATTACAGTAGGGCTACCTTAACACAAAACCAGCCAGAAGATTCACTTACCAACCACATGATGGGCATTAGCAGCTTCCACAGAAAAACTGGCAAAATTCCATAAGTCATGTTAGACATAACTAGACCAGGACAAACAACACTGGAATACAGACCCTGCAGAGAAGAAACCAAGTCAATGTGCTAATACACAACAGTTAAAGACTGGATCATTCTCCTTCCCTCCTAGTACTTCTTGGCAAGAAAATGAAGGTGAGTATAGGGACTAGTTAGGAGTAGACACTCTCCTCTCTAAAGTTACCAGAGTGATTAGACGTAGCGATTTGAGAGATTCAAATTGCAAAAGTTCATGTTCAATCTGTGTCCATTGCAAGCCCACAAGACAAAAAGTGCAGCCTCCCAATGCATCACAACCTCAAGTTGCAGTCTATGTACAGATCAGCAGCAACAGCAGTCATCTGACAAATTACAGACCACACAGGTCAAAGGCTACCTCACCTTCAAGAGGTAAGAGCTCAGCCTTCTAGGAGTAAACTATTTTCTCCTGTAGGACTTGAAAGGTTGCAGTCACTATTGCTGGACTAGTGCGGCTTGTCAACAAAATCCAGCACACCCCTGTGGCAGGGACAGCGGGTTGCTCACGCATCTTAGTGTGACAAACCACCTCAGCCATGTTTAGCTCCCACATGTGCACTAAGCAACATATCAGATTGCTGCAAATGCATGCAACTAGGTAACAACAATGTAATGATAATTATAAACAGTAGGAGCTCATTAGGTTTCTTCAGACATACAAACCCCATCATCACCTGCTCATTAAATTTCCTGTTCAGAACCACACTTGTCAGGTCAGTAGCATATTTGGAGGAACTGTATGATTCCTGCCCCTTGGCATGCTGATAGTCAGAAAGGCTGAAGGCAGACTCCCTGGCATTGCTGGAAGAGGTCCAGATGAGTCGTGAGGGCTTTTCATTACCACAGAGTAGAGACTCAAGTTGACGAACCTGTGAAATAATCGTTAATTTATTTAATGCAGTAATTTTTAAGTCTTGCAGTATAGCTTTGCAGTTCTTAAAAGCCACAAGTTTATCTCTACTTTCCTAGCCTTAGCCAGTCTTCACTAGACTGgccagaggcagctgctgctcaggtATAACTTCAGCTCAGGGTCCACCAGGAGCATTTACAAGCAGCCACCATTCTCTTACACAGCTCAGTTGAGGACCTCAAAATTTAACATAGTCAAGTCTTGGTATTCACTCTGGACAAAAAGAACTACAAAAAGTTTATCTCTATATCCATTGGTTAATTAGAATGATTATATTAACCCTTCCAACAACAACAACTACGATCATTTATTGCTATTTTAACAAAGCCCGAGACCTTTGCCCTATCATTCGTTATCTGCCAGCCTGCAGTCTGCATCAGCATCCAAACCCGTACAGGACTGATTCACCCATGTCACCTGTACCCATCCCTACCCACATCAACCACCCAACCGAGGGCTCAATCTTCATACACTGCCTCACCAGGATAAAGTGTCCAAAGAGGTTGGTAGCAAACACCTCCTGCAGTCCATCTCCATTAAGCCTGTCCGTCTGGGTCATTACGCCTTCTGCAGTGGTCAGCATGTGAAGCAGCTTCCTGCAAGCCAAGGACACAAGTTAGAGTGGACCACTGCTGGGTCTAATTGCTCCCCACTTCAGTCCTTCAGAAGTAGTCCTCACCTCAGACTCCACACAGACTGTCTAGTTTCACCTTCGAGAGCTCCATTAATCCATGAGAAAATGGCAGGGAAAAGTTTACAGATTATCCCAGTCCCTTTATTTCCAAGTGTTTCAATGCTGACTAGACCAGAGAAACCTCATCTCTTCCTTCACTTCACCACAGTTaagtatcattaaaaaataatcttgctcTTCCATTTCACATGCAGATAATGAAATCAAGCCCCAGCATGTAACTAAGCCCTAGGGTCATGCGTAATTCAGGTAAGGAAAGCAGTCTGTGTTCAACACCCCAACAACTGCACTAGATGCAACACAATTCAGATTGCTCCCTAGCTCAGCTTCCCCGTGATGCTTACAGGATAGCAGTGTTTATCCCCATAGTGCTTACAGAAGCAGCATCAACTATTAGCTTCATAAAATACCATGATGCACTGCTGAGAACAACTACAAAAACCTACGGTGGAACCAAGTCAACAGTGAGGAGACCCGGTATGAGCAAACCACCTCCCCAGCAACGCAATGGTGCTTTTCACTAAATCCCCAGCGCCAGGTTCAGGGTGAACCTATGCCCTACCCTGGCACGCAGTGAGCCCCACGCCAGGGATCGGAAGCGGCACAGGGCGCCTCAGAACACCTCAACACTTCACCCAACTGCCAATCCCGCCCCATGGAAGACTGTGGATCCCACGGCGATGTGCTCCATGTCGTACTGGGGAAGGGTGAGAGGGCCTTCAGCCCTGGGCACGAGGGAATGCCTCGGCCACGACGATGCTGCCAGCACCCCCGTGCTCCC comes from Athene noctua chromosome 5, bAthNoc1.hap1.1, whole genome shotgun sequence and encodes:
- the HSD17B7 gene encoding 3-keto-steroid reductase/17-beta-hydroxysteroid dehydrogenase 7 isoform X2, whose amino-acid sequence is MERVVLVTGASGGVGLALCRRLLEEDGRIHLCIACRNVQKSEATRDLILAAHPAAQVSTVEVDLGNLAAVLRVARELRCRFQRLDFVYLNAGIMPNPHVNFKALWHGLLTGKLLHMLTTAEGVMTQTDRLNGDGLQEVFATNLFGHFILVRQLESLLCGNEKPSRLIWTSSSNARESAFSLSDYQHAKGQESYSSSKYATDLTSVVLNRKFNEQGLYSSVVCPGLVMSNMTYGILPVFLWKLLMPIMWLIRFFAKTYTLTPYNGAEAHVWLFKQKPEYLDALVKYHSCTSGLGKNYVEPRRMDVDEETAEEFYQKLLELEKQTLERYSDLLD
- the HSD17B7 gene encoding 3-keto-steroid reductase/17-beta-hydroxysteroid dehydrogenase 7 isoform X3, with the protein product MERVVLVTGASGGVGLALCRRLLEEDGRIHLCIACRNVQKSEATRDLILAAHPAAQVSTVEVDLGNLAAVLRVARELRCRKLLHMLTTAEGVMTQTDRLNGDGLQEVFATNLFGHFILVRQLESLLCGNEKPSRLIWTSSSNARESAFSLSDYQHAKGQESYSSSKYATDLTSVVLNRKFNEQGLYSSVVCPGLVMSNMTYGILPVFLWKLLMPIMWLIRFFAKTYTLTPYNGAEAHVWLFKQKPEYLDALVKYHSCTSGLGKNYVEPRRMDVDEETAEEFYQKLLELEKQTLERYSDLLD
- the HSD17B7 gene encoding 3-keto-steroid reductase/17-beta-hydroxysteroid dehydrogenase 7 isoform X1, translated to MFKETCWLTHASCPSPWVTERVLCGSAPVSDVHWQGLSGVGLALCRRLLEEDGRIHLCIACRNVQKSEATRDLILAAHPAAQVSTVEVDLGNLAAVLRVARELRCRFQRLDFVYLNAGIMPNPHVNFKALWHGLLTGKLLHMLTTAEGVMTQTDRLNGDGLQEVFATNLFGHFILVRQLESLLCGNEKPSRLIWTSSSNARESAFSLSDYQHAKGQESYSSSKYATDLTSVVLNRKFNEQGLYSSVVCPGLVMSNMTYGILPVFLWKLLMPIMWLIRFFAKTYTLTPYNGAEAHVWLFKQKPEYLDALVKYHSCTSGLGKNYVEPRRMDVDEETAEEFYQKLLELEKQTLERYSDLLD